The Negativicutes bacterium genomic sequence AACTGCCGGTAGTTTAAATATTCTATTTAGTGATAAAACCGGTACTATTACCAAAGGACAATTAGAAGTTGTAAACTTTATTGATGGTAGTGGTCAGTCCTGTAGAAAGTTTGAAGAAATTGAAGGAAAATTAGCTGACTATGTTTCTTTAAGTTTATTACATAATACTACGGCCGTTATTAGTCAAGATAATGGCGAAAAGAAAGTGCTAGGTGGTAATGGGACAGAAAAAGCAGCGTTAGAATTTGTTTGTGGCGATAGTTGCAGAGTTTTTAATGTAGAAAAAGTTGATAATATTCCATTTGATAGTGCAATTAAATATTCGGCGACTGAAGTAAAAGGGGAATATAATTATACTTTAATAAAAGGTGCACCGGAAAAAATCATAGAAAAATGTCAATATTTCTATGATAAAAATGGTGTAGCACAAGATTTTACCGATAAAAATATTATTGAAGATAAAATTAGTGAATTAGCACAAAAGGCGATTAGAGTTTTAGCAATAGCGGTTTCAAAAGATAGTATTGTTGATGATCAATTACCGCCTAATAATGATTGGATTTTTATTGGGTTATTAGGTATTCGTGACGATGTGAGAGAAGAATCAATTCAAGCGATTAAAGAAGTACATGCTGCTGGCGTGCAGGTAGTGATGATTACTGGTGATAGACAAGATACGGCTTTAGCAATAGCAAAGGAAGCTGGAATTTTAACTTCACAGCAAGATATTGTCATAACTTCGGCAGAATTAGCACTGTTGTCAGATCAAGAGATTAGTACTAAATTGAAAAATATTAAAGTAATTGCAAGAGCTTTGCCAACTGATAAAAGTAGATTAGTAGGAATTGCCCAAAATCTTAACTTAGTGGTAGGTATGACCGGTGATGGAGTTAATGATTCGCCGGCACTAAAAAAAGCTGATGTTGGCTTTGCGATGGGTAGTGGGACTGAAGTTGCTAAAGAAGCTAGTGATATTGTTATTTTAGATGATAATTTTAGTTCTATTGATAAAGCGATTTTATATGGCAGAACGATTTTTAACAGTATTAGAAAATTTATTATCTTCCAATTAACAATTAATATTAGTGCGGTGTTGGTATCTTTTATCGCACCTTTAATGGGGATGGAAAATCCGATTACAATTACACAAATATTATGGATTAATTTAATTATGGATACCTTTGCGGCGTTGGCTTTTGGTGGAGAACCAGCCTTAAGGCGTTATATGAGTGAGAAACCGAAAAGTAGAGAAGAAGATATTGTTAGCCAAAGAATGAAGCAAGCGATTGCGGTTAATGCATTATGGATTGTAGCGCTAAGCTTATTAATTTTATTAACTGCAATTGGTCAATCATTATTTAGGTTTGCTCCTAATTATGAATATTTATTAACGGCTTACTTTACCTTCTTTGTCTTTATTGCTATTTTTAATGCTTTTAATTCAAGAACAGATTCGATAAATATCTTTGATAATATTACGAAAAATCAAGGGTTTATTCAAATGATTATGCTAATGTTATCGATACAAATTGTTATGACTTATTTTGGTGGTCATATTTTAAGATCATATGGTTTAACGTTTGAAGAGTGGTTAGTTATTATATTGCTGGCAGCAACTATTATTCCAATAGATATGCTTAGAAAAAAAATAGCAAAATAAATAAAGGGGCTGTGGACAAAATGATTCCTCATTTTGTCACAGCCCCTTTTAATGTTACATAATCTATTTTACCATTACCGAGTAGAGGTAATTGTTCTAATATTATTATTTCTGCTGGCATAAATAATAAGGTAAAACCTTTGGCTAAAATAAAGGTTCGAAAAGTTTGTTTATCAAATTGTTTATAGGTGGTGTAAATGATGATTTTTTCACCTTTGCGCTTATCAGGTAAATTAATTGCGGCAAAACTGCTATTATTAAAACATTCTTCCGCTAATTTTTCGACCAAATCTAAACTGATCATCTCGCCGGAAATTTTGGCAAATCTCTTTAGGCGAGACTTGATTGAAATAAAACCTTCCTCATCAATATCAACAATATCGCCGGTATCATACCAGTTAGTATGAGGAACAAAGCCTTTATTATGTAATAAATATCCTTCCATAATGTTAGGACCTTTAACTTTTAAGCTACCACCGGCAGCAATACCGGCAATCGGTTCCAGCTTAACATCAATTCCTGGCATAATTTTGCCGACAGTACCTGGTTTATTAAATAATGGTGTATTAACAGCTAAGACCGGAGCGGTTTCGGTTGTACCATAGCCTTCAAAAATCCGTACACCGAATTTTTCGAGCCAAAAGGTTCTGACTTCATCTTTTAGCTTTTCACCACCGGTAACAAAAAAGCGAATGCTGTAAAAATCATACGGATGAGCATTTTTCCCATAGCCCATAGCAAAAGTTGGGGTGGTAATCATAATCGTAGAATTATGACGATAAATTATTTCAGGAATTAACTTGTAATGTAGAGGGCTTGGATATAAAAATACTTCCATACCATCTAACAGTGGTAATAATGTTCCAGCCGTTAGACCAAGCGAGTGAAACATTGGCAAAGCATTAAAAAATTT encodes the following:
- a CDS encoding calcium-translocating P-type ATPase, PMCA-type, whose amino-acid sequence is MVVTVLKVGLKETEVLDSRQKYGSNKLTEVESEGFKKKLIKNLGDPMIKILCFALFINIIFTLMGETPWYESLGIAFAIVIATFVSTYSEYSNENAFKKLQEDASKIYCKVYREEEVKEIIIDDIVVNDLLILQSGDKIPADGILIEGHIKVDQAVLNGESKEATKLVQPPDYQTEDNQMDFYNEYKVFRGTVVCQGNAVMKVTSVGDNTAYGLIAKELQNDEERDSPLKVKLTKLAHDISKLGYYGGICIAFAFLLQKIIVHNNFNIQQIIIYCSNYMNLMHDIIQSIILGVVIIVMSVPEGLPLMIALVSALNMNKMLKDNVLVRKISGIETAGSLNILFSDKTGTITKGQLEVVNFIDGSGQSCRKFEEIEGKLADYVSLSLLHNTTAVISQDNGEKKVLGGNGTEKAALEFVCGDSCRVFNVEKVDNIPFDSAIKYSATEVKGEYNYTLIKGAPEKIIEKCQYFYDKNGVAQDFTDKNIIEDKISELAQKAIRVLAIAVSKDSIVDDQLPPNNDWIFIGLLGIRDDVREESIQAIKEVHAAGVQVVMITGDRQDTALAIAKEAGILTSQQDIVITSAELALLSDQEISTKLKNIKVIARALPTDKSRLVGIAQNLNLVVGMTGDGVNDSPALKKADVGFAMGSGTEVAKEASDIVILDDNFSSIDKAILYGRTIFNSIRKFIIFQLTINISAVLVSFIAPLMGMENPITITQILWINLIMDTFAALAFGGEPALRRYMSEKPKSREEDIVSQRMKQAIAVNALWIVALSLLILLTAIGQSLFRFAPNYEYLLTAYFTFFVFIAIFNAFNSRTDSINIFDNITKNQGFIQMIMLMLSIQIVMTYFGGHILRSYGLTFEEWLVIILLAATIIPIDMLRKKIAK